Proteins co-encoded in one Armatimonadota bacterium genomic window:
- a CDS encoding nucleotidyltransferase family protein, whose protein sequence is MTDRQPGPAAVVLAAGASTRMGRPKLALPVGGVPMLRRVAEAAAASRCGEVVVVLGGAHAAAYRPLLDGLPVRVVENPDPGEGMGSSIRVGVAAISPEATGVVILLADQPLVTAAIIDQLVETAVAGGHRIVASAYRGVVGPPAYFDRALFLELLTLEGDRGARSVIERYPQQGVALPLPEEAAVDVDVPEDLPATGAEP, encoded by the coding sequence ATGACCGACCGCCAGCCCGGGCCGGCCGCCGTGGTGCTGGCCGCGGGGGCCAGCACGCGCATGGGGCGCCCGAAGCTCGCCCTGCCCGTGGGCGGCGTGCCGATGCTGCGGCGTGTCGCCGAGGCCGCGGCAGCCTCGCGCTGCGGCGAGGTGGTGGTCGTGCTGGGCGGCGCCCACGCGGCGGCCTACCGGCCGCTGCTGGACGGGCTCCCGGTGCGCGTGGTCGAGAACCCCGATCCTGGCGAGGGCATGGGCTCGTCGATCCGTGTCGGCGTGGCGGCGATCTCTCCCGAGGCCACCGGGGTGGTGATCCTGCTCGCCGACCAGCCCCTGGTCACGGCCGCCATCATCGACCAGCTGGTCGAGACCGCGGTTGCGGGCGGCCACCGCATCGTGGCTTCGGCGTACCGTGGCGTCGTCGGTCCGCCCGCGTACTTCGACCGGGCCCTCTTCCTCGAACTCCTCACCCTGGAGGGCGATCGCGGCGCGCGCAGCGTCATCGAGCGGTACCCTCAGCAGGGGGTGGCCCTGCCGCTGCCGGAGGAGGCGGCAGTCGACGTCGACGTGCCCGAGGACCTACCCGCCACCGGTGCGGAGCCTTGA
- a CDS encoding XdhC family protein, which produces MKELQEILAAVDDARARGEATALATIVGVRGSTYRRAGARLLTTATGRQVGNISGGCLEGDVAVVAEEVLASGVPRLVTYDLTADDDMVWGLGLGCNGAIDVFVEPTAPDDVLWEAVRAALAADEPVVVVTVVEGTPALPAGRRLVVWADGRTGGGLGDPALEAEATRWAEAARAELRTEVRQAQAGGAPVRLFVEVLHPPLRLVVCGAGHDAIPVVRFAAQLGWRVLVVDRREVFLTPERFPGAAGFVKTEFPEAGQAVPTDPHTYVLIMTHNYMHDRDLLRAFLPTPVAYLGMLGPRARTEKILADLAREGVTLDDAQRARIYGPVGLDIGSETPDEIAIAAIGEILAVARRRRAGFLRDRRAPIHASVPAG; this is translated from the coding sequence ATGAAGGAGCTACAGGAGATCCTTGCGGCAGTGGACGACGCCCGGGCGCGGGGCGAGGCGACCGCGCTGGCCACCATCGTCGGCGTGCGCGGGTCCACCTACCGGCGTGCGGGCGCGCGCCTGCTGACCACGGCCACCGGCCGGCAGGTGGGCAACATCAGCGGCGGGTGCCTGGAAGGCGACGTGGCCGTGGTCGCCGAGGAGGTCCTGGCGAGCGGCGTGCCGCGCCTGGTGACCTACGACCTGACCGCCGACGACGACATGGTCTGGGGGCTGGGGCTGGGCTGCAACGGCGCCATCGACGTCTTCGTGGAGCCGACGGCCCCAGACGACGTCCTGTGGGAGGCGGTGCGCGCGGCGCTGGCCGCCGACGAGCCGGTCGTGGTCGTGACGGTGGTGGAGGGGACGCCGGCCCTCCCCGCGGGTCGGCGCCTGGTGGTCTGGGCCGATGGCCGCACCGGAGGCGGGCTGGGCGATCCCGCGCTGGAGGCCGAGGCCACGCGGTGGGCCGAGGCGGCGCGGGCCGAGCTGCGCACCGAGGTCCGGCAGGCGCAGGCCGGCGGCGCGCCGGTGCGGCTCTTCGTCGAGGTGCTGCACCCGCCGCTGCGCCTGGTGGTCTGTGGCGCGGGGCACGACGCGATCCCGGTGGTGCGGTTTGCGGCGCAGCTGGGGTGGCGGGTCCTGGTCGTCGACCGTCGCGAGGTGTTCCTCACCCCCGAGCGGTTCCCCGGCGCTGCGGGGTTCGTGAAGACCGAGTTTCCGGAGGCCGGCCAGGCGGTGCCCACGGACCCGCACACCTACGTGCTGATCATGACCCACAACTACATGCACGACCGCGACCTGCTGCGCGCGTTCCTGCCCACGCCCGTGGCCTACCTGGGGATGCTCGGCCCCCGTGCCCGCACCGAGAAGATCCTGGCCGACCTGGCGCGGGAGGGCGTGACGCTCGACGACGCGCAGCGCGCGCGCATCTACGGGCCGGTCGGCCTGGACATCGGCAGCGAGACACCCGACGAGATCGCCATCGCCGCCATCGGCGAGATCCTGGCCGTGGCCCGCCGACGCCGGGCCGGGTTCCTGCGCGACCGGCGGGCGCCCATTCACGCGTCCGTCCCGGCCGGATGA
- a CDS encoding VWA domain-containing protein — translation MDPGAYRAGRAAAGGPAVAHARWANLAANVVGFCRLLRARGLAVGPQEAADALRALVSVDVGDRREVYLALRAVLASGQDAQQIFDEAFWQYWGPRPEPDLLPAPAQEGTLVLDARQALDRVLLEWQDATEAEDDGEGERLPAYSPVEALTRKDFSTFTPDELNEMARIVAAIARRVATRLSRRTRRSARGHLVDLRRTMRHSLRRGGEILEILRRERKVQKSRIVLLCDVSGSMDLYSRFLIQFVYALQHATGRVETFVFSTSLSRITGQLAHEDLRAALDAVARQVPDWSGGTKIGRSLRDFLDHYGALLDRRTVVIIISDGWDTGDVDVLEAAMDELHRRAAKVIWLNPLLASPGYEPICQGMRVALPYVDVFAPAHNLESLRRLERYLGTRR, via the coding sequence GTGGACCCAGGAGCGTATCGCGCAGGTCGCGCAGCGGCTGGAGGCCCGGCGGTAGCCCACGCCCGCTGGGCGAACCTGGCCGCCAACGTGGTGGGCTTCTGCCGGCTGCTGCGGGCCCGTGGGCTGGCGGTGGGCCCGCAGGAAGCGGCCGACGCCCTCCGGGCGCTGGTCAGCGTGGACGTCGGCGACCGGCGCGAGGTCTACCTGGCGCTGCGGGCGGTGCTCGCCTCGGGGCAGGACGCCCAGCAGATCTTCGACGAGGCGTTCTGGCAGTACTGGGGCCCGCGCCCGGAGCCCGACCTGCTGCCGGCCCCCGCGCAGGAGGGTACCCTGGTGCTGGACGCTCGGCAGGCCCTCGACCGCGTCCTGCTCGAGTGGCAGGACGCCACAGAGGCCGAGGACGACGGCGAGGGCGAGCGCCTGCCCGCCTACAGCCCCGTCGAGGCCCTCACGCGCAAGGACTTCAGCACGTTCACCCCCGACGAGCTCAACGAGATGGCGCGGATCGTGGCGGCCATCGCCCGGCGGGTGGCCACGCGGTTGTCACGGCGCACGCGCCGCAGCGCCCGGGGACACCTGGTCGACCTGCGCCGCACCATGCGGCACAGCCTGCGCCGCGGCGGCGAGATCCTGGAGATCCTGCGGCGCGAACGCAAGGTGCAGAAGAGCCGTATCGTGCTGCTGTGCGACGTGAGCGGCTCGATGGACCTCTACAGCCGCTTCCTGATCCAGTTCGTCTACGCCCTGCAGCACGCCACCGGCCGCGTCGAGACCTTCGTGTTCAGCACGAGCCTCAGCCGCATCACCGGCCAGCTGGCCCACGAGGACCTGCGGGCCGCCCTCGACGCGGTGGCGCGTCAGGTGCCGGACTGGTCCGGGGGCACGAAGATCGGCCGGAGCCTGCGGGACTTCCTGGACCACTACGGCGCCCTGCTCGACCGGCGCACGGTGGTCATCATCATCAGCGACGGGTGGGACACGGGCGACGTGGACGTGCTCGAGGCCGCCATGGACGAGCTCCACCGCCGGGCCGCCAAGGTGATCTGGCTCAACCCGCTGCTGGCGAGCCCGGGGTACGAGCCGATCTGCCAGGGGATGCGGGTGGCGCTGCCCTACGTGGACGTGTTCGCGCCGGCGCACAACCTGGAGAGCCTGCGCCGGCTGGAGCGGTACCTGGGGACGAGGCGATGA
- a CDS encoding MoxR family ATPase, whose product MHSEIKRIQELLAGQGYVADRAIATSVYLSIALRKPLLIEGAAGVGKTEVAKVMARSLGTDLIRLQCYEGLDATTALYEWNYQRQLLHIRLSENSDRTIEEREAEIFSEPFLLKRPLLDAITRDVAPVLLVDEIDRADIEFEAFLLEVLSDFQVTIPEIGTIRASATPYVVLTSNRTRELGDALRRRCLYLWIDYPSFEKELEIVRRKVPDVDTRLAEQIAAFMQLVRRVKLEKTPGVAETLDWTAALLALHREHLDRDTVEETLGVLFKHQDDAALIRTQWLDRLLDGVATLERDGRPWTQERIAQVAQRLEARR is encoded by the coding sequence ATGCATTCCGAGATCAAGCGCATCCAGGAGCTGCTGGCCGGCCAGGGCTACGTCGCCGACCGCGCCATCGCCACCAGCGTCTACCTCTCCATCGCCCTGCGCAAGCCGCTGCTCATCGAGGGCGCGGCGGGCGTGGGCAAGACCGAGGTCGCCAAGGTCATGGCCCGGTCGCTGGGCACCGACCTGATCCGGCTCCAGTGCTACGAGGGGCTGGACGCCACCACCGCCCTCTACGAGTGGAACTACCAGCGCCAGCTCCTCCACATCCGGTTGTCGGAGAACAGCGACCGCACCATCGAGGAACGCGAGGCCGAGATCTTCAGCGAACCGTTCCTGCTGAAGCGCCCGTTGCTGGACGCCATCACCCGTGACGTGGCGCCCGTGCTGCTGGTCGACGAGATCGACCGGGCGGACATCGAGTTCGAGGCGTTCCTGCTGGAGGTGCTGTCCGACTTCCAGGTGACGATCCCCGAGATCGGCACCATTCGCGCCAGCGCCACGCCCTACGTGGTGCTGACCAGCAACCGCACCCGGGAACTCGGCGACGCCCTGCGCCGTCGCTGCCTGTACCTGTGGATCGACTACCCCAGCTTCGAGAAGGAGCTGGAGATCGTCCGGCGCAAGGTGCCCGACGTCGACACCCGGCTGGCCGAGCAGATCGCGGCGTTCATGCAGCTGGTGCGGCGCGTCAAGCTCGAGAAGACGCCCGGGGTGGCCGAGACGCTGGACTGGACCGCGGCCCTGCTCGCGCTGCACCGCGAGCACCTCGACCGCGACACCGTGGAGGAGACCCTGGGGGTGCTGTTCAAGCACCAGGACGACGCCGCGTTGATCCGCACCCAGTGGCTGGACCGTCTGCTGGACGGGGTCGCCACGCTGGAGAGGGACGGACGCCCGTGGACCCAGGAGCGTATCGCGCAGGTCGCGCAGCGGCTGGAGGCCCGGCGGTAG
- a CDS encoding XdhC family protein, whose amino-acid sequence MDDVLDRAQALRAQGVPFVLATVVRVARPASARAGMKAILTADGTLDGWVGGSCAHGAVVREGLRALRAGQPRLLRLLPTAVPAEDEGVVEQPMPCHSGGALEIYLEPVLPAPRLVVVGDAPLADALAHLGALAGFAVVRAGAAEAGPEGPRAALAAPQMAGAYVVVATMGQYDEDALAHVLQAAPAYVGLVASRTRAAAVRAELARRGVDDVRLRAVKAPAGLDIGARTPEEIAVSIVAELVQVRRAAATPAAAPEMVAPAVGTPATPGVRAEAEGPHAPAPHARPEAARAPDVASGALAAGALDAGAHVPAGGEAVDPVCGMTVARAAALVAEYGGHQYYFCCAHCRQAFLREPARYAAVTT is encoded by the coding sequence ATGGATGACGTCCTCGACCGCGCGCAGGCGCTCCGGGCGCAGGGGGTGCCGTTCGTGCTGGCCACGGTGGTGCGGGTCGCGCGTCCCGCATCGGCGCGGGCCGGCATGAAGGCGATCCTCACCGCCGATGGGACACTGGACGGCTGGGTCGGCGGCAGCTGTGCCCACGGCGCGGTGGTGCGGGAAGGGTTGCGAGCGCTGCGCGCCGGGCAGCCGCGCTTGCTGCGCCTGCTCCCCACCGCGGTGCCCGCGGAGGACGAGGGGGTGGTCGAGCAGCCGATGCCCTGTCACAGCGGCGGTGCGCTGGAGATCTATCTCGAGCCGGTGCTGCCGGCGCCGCGCCTCGTCGTGGTGGGCGATGCCCCGCTGGCCGATGCGCTGGCGCACCTGGGGGCGCTGGCCGGATTCGCCGTGGTGCGCGCGGGCGCAGCGGAGGCCGGGCCGGAGGGGCCGCGTGCGGCCCTGGCCGCCCCGCAGATGGCCGGCGCGTACGTGGTCGTGGCCACCATGGGCCAGTACGACGAGGACGCGCTCGCGCACGTGCTGCAGGCCGCCCCGGCCTACGTGGGGCTGGTGGCCAGCCGGACGCGGGCGGCGGCGGTGCGGGCCGAGCTGGCACGGCGGGGCGTCGACGACGTACGGTTGCGCGCTGTCAAGGCGCCCGCCGGCCTCGACATCGGCGCGCGGACCCCCGAGGAGATCGCCGTCAGCATCGTCGCCGAGCTCGTCCAGGTCCGACGGGCGGCGGCGACGCCGGCGGCGGCGCCGGAGATGGTCGCCCCGGCCGTCGGTACGCCAGCAACGCCGGGTGTGCGCGCCGAGGCCGAGGGGCCACACGCGCCTGCACCGCACGCGCGGCCTGAGGCTGCGCGCGCGCCCGACGTGGCGAGCGGCGCCCTGGCAGCCGGCGCGCTGGACGCTGGTGCGCACGTCCCTGCCGGCGGCGAGGCGGTCGATCCGGTGTGCGGCATGACCGTGGCGCGCGCAGCCGCCCTTGTGGCGGAGTACGGCGGTCACCAGTACTACTTTTGCTGCGCGCACTGCCGGCAGGCGTTCCTCCGCGAGCCTGCGCGCTACGCGGCGGTGACGACGTAG